Proteins from a genomic interval of Bacteroidota bacterium:
- a CDS encoding M28 family peptidase encodes MSLNLRLSAFICGASLFLSSCDKCNNQPKVVDVPPVHTITVNAPSFNTDSAYAYIQTQVDFGPRNMNSKGHEACAKWIEDRAKRFADTVFIQKFDVKGFDGTVLKCTNIIASFNPSAATRILLTTHWDTRPWADQDSKDRDKPILGACDGGSGVGILLEIARAMQSQQPKIGIDLFFNDAEDYGYSSSVDDIIKAVQPTDNTFCLGSQYWSRNPHVPGYRADFGVLLDMAGSRNAVFAREENSSFNAGWVQDKVWENAQALGYSSFFSNESAPPITDDHFYINQITKIPTIDIIPYDRTSSSGTFPEFWHTHQDNMDVIDKATLEAVGRTVLYTIYQYDSEKNMNP; translated from the coding sequence ATGTCTTTAAATCTGCGTTTATCTGCGTTCATCTGTGGTGCTTCACTTTTTCTCTCCTCTTGCGATAAGTGCAATAACCAACCCAAAGTTGTGGATGTGCCACCGGTGCATACCATTACGGTGAATGCTCCATCTTTCAATACCGACTCTGCTTATGCTTACATTCAAACCCAAGTAGATTTTGGACCGAGGAATATGAATTCTAAAGGACATGAGGCATGTGCAAAGTGGATAGAAGATAGAGCCAAACGATTTGCCGACACGGTATTTATTCAAAAATTTGATGTGAAAGGTTTCGATGGAACGGTGTTGAAATGCACCAATATTATCGCCTCATTCAATCCTTCCGCTGCCACCCGGATATTACTCACCACCCATTGGGATACTCGCCCTTGGGCAGATCAAGACTCTAAAGATCGCGATAAACCAATTCTCGGTGCCTGTGATGGTGGAAGTGGTGTTGGGATTCTGTTGGAAATAGCAAGAGCCATGCAATCGCAGCAGCCAAAAATCGGTATAGACTTATTCTTCAATGATGCTGAAGATTATGGCTATAGTTCATCAGTTGATGATATCATAAAGGCAGTTCAACCAACAGACAATACATTCTGCCTTGGTTCCCAATACTGGAGCAGAAATCCACATGTTCCCGGCTATAGAGCTGACTTTGGGGTATTGTTAGATATGGCGGGGTCAAGAAATGCGGTGTTTGCCCGTGAAGAGAATTCATCCTTTAACGCCGGCTGGGTGCAAGATAAGGTTTGGGAGAATGCTCAGGCTCTGGGGTATTCATCTTTTTTCAGTAATGAATCTGCTCCACCCATCACAGACGATCATTTTTACATCAACCAAATTACCAAAATACCCACGATAGATATTATTCCTTACGATAGAACCTCCTCTTCAGGAACCTTTCCCGAATTCTGGCATACGCATCAGGACAATATGGATGTGATTGACAAGGCAACTCTGGAAGCAGTCGGAAGAACCGTGCTTTATACTATTTACCAGTACGATTCAGAAAAAAACATGAATCCGTAG
- a CDS encoding DUF3109 family protein, translating to MIVIDDKTISDDVVEEQFVCDLSACKGACCVAGDFGAPLDQSELEILDSIYEKVKPYLTEQGIRAIENQGKYVFIKENKEWCTPLMDNSPGCAWLNYDKNGVVICGIEKAFRDGVIDFKKPISCHLYPIRIKKYKNYDAVNYERWNVCKAACKNGKALKVPVFKFLKEPLIRKYGAEFYSVLEQYAQEYQEKKSK from the coding sequence ATGATTGTCATTGATGATAAAACAATCAGCGATGATGTGGTGGAAGAGCAGTTCGTCTGCGACTTGAGCGCCTGCAAGGGTGCTTGTTGTGTGGCCGGCGACTTCGGCGCGCCATTAGACCAAAGCGAATTAGAAATTCTTGACTCTATTTATGAAAAGGTGAAACCCTATCTCACCGAGCAGGGCATTCGCGCCATCGAGAATCAGGGGAAATATGTTTTCATCAAAGAAAATAAAGAGTGGTGCACGCCTTTGATGGACAACAGCCCCGGCTGTGCCTGGCTGAATTATGATAAAAACGGCGTGGTCATCTGCGGCATCGAAAAGGCCTTTCGCGACGGGGTGATTGATTTCAAAAAGCCTATCTCTTGCCATCTGTATCCCATACGAATCAAAAAATACAAAAATTATGACGCGGTAAACTATGAGCGTTGGAATGTGTGCAAGGCCGCCTGCAAAAACGGCAAAGCATTAAAGGTGCCGGTGTTTAAGTTTTTAAAAGAGCCGCTCATCCGAAAATACGGTGCCGAATTCTACTCCGTGCTCGAACAATACGCACAAGAATATCAAGAAAAGAAATCCAAGTAG
- a CDS encoding rhomboid family intramembrane serine protease, producing MSARSVVFNLILVNVIMFAATMLGGEKLYTLFGLHYFANPEFKPLQIVTHMFMHGGLAHIFFNMFALYMFGVVLERVWGPQKFLFFYMVTGLGAVALHMGVQAWIVHNYTGTFFPSAQEAYSIPGLRSIYYSTTVGASGAIFGVLVGFGVLFPNTELMLLFFPVPVKAKYLITGYILLELYLGINMNSGDNVAHFAHLGGALFGFILVKYWSRNTDYFY from the coding sequence ATGAGTGCGCGGAGTGTGGTTTTTAACCTGATTTTGGTGAACGTGATAATGTTTGCCGCCACGATGTTGGGCGGCGAAAAGCTTTATACACTTTTTGGCTTGCATTATTTTGCGAACCCCGAGTTTAAGCCTTTGCAGATTGTGACGCACATGTTCATGCACGGAGGGCTGGCGCATATTTTCTTCAACATGTTTGCGCTGTATATGTTTGGGGTAGTGCTGGAGCGAGTTTGGGGGCCGCAGAAGTTTTTGTTTTTCTATATGGTGACCGGCTTGGGTGCCGTGGCGCTTCACATGGGCGTTCAGGCTTGGATTGTACATAATTATACCGGCACTTTTTTCCCGTCGGCGCAGGAGGCCTATTCTATTCCGGGCTTGCGGAGTATTTATTATAGCACAACCGTGGGAGCTTCGGGAGCCATTTTTGGTGTGTTGGTAGGCTTCGGTGTTTTGTTCCCTAATACGGAATTGATGCTTTTGTTTTTTCCGGTACCGGTCAAGGCAAAGTATTTAATCACAGGATATATTTTGTTGGAACTCTACCTGGGGATTAATATGAACTCGGGGGATAATGTGGCACACTTTGCCCACTTGGGCGGGGCTTTGTTTGGTTTCATATTGGTGAAATACTGGAGCCGAAACACCGATTATTTTTATTGA
- a CDS encoding rhodanese-related sulfurtransferase, with protein MKPYQTLLYYKYTRIPDAEEFAQQHLEFCERLGIVGRIIVAEEGLNGTISGTVVQCKKYMDHVKSNPLFDGIEFKMDEMDAPSFERLYVRFKPEIVHSSLRGIQNVDPNEITGIHLAPHEVDKMIEQDDVIFVDVRSNYESNVGHFKNALKLDIDNFRDFPEQLKELEHLKDKKVVTYCTGGIKCEKASGYLLQNGFKNVYQVDGGVVKYAKETGGKNFEGKLYVFDNRVVVDVNQLRPSIVSSCKICGNKSAHMVNCANPECNEHFVLCEECGRKMDGCCSEACMKAPSRRVYDGTGYYQREIVS; from the coding sequence ATGAAACCATATCAAACGCTATTGTATTATAAGTACACTAGGATTCCTGATGCCGAGGAATTTGCGCAGCAACACTTGGAGTTTTGTGAAAGGCTCGGAATCGTAGGTCGTATTATCGTAGCCGAAGAAGGTTTAAATGGCACCATTTCGGGCACCGTGGTGCAGTGTAAAAAATATATGGACCATGTGAAATCGAATCCTCTGTTTGATGGAATAGAATTTAAAATGGATGAGATGGACGCCCCTTCTTTTGAAAGACTTTATGTGCGTTTCAAACCTGAGATTGTACACAGCAGTCTGCGGGGAATCCAAAATGTGGATCCAAATGAAATTACAGGAATTCACTTGGCACCACATGAAGTAGATAAAATGATTGAGCAGGACGACGTGATTTTTGTGGATGTCCGTTCCAATTATGAAAGTAATGTAGGTCATTTTAAGAATGCCTTGAAGTTGGACATTGATAATTTCCGCGACTTCCCCGAACAGTTGAAAGAACTGGAACATCTGAAGGATAAAAAGGTTGTTACTTACTGCACCGGGGGCATTAAATGTGAAAAGGCCAGTGGTTACTTGCTGCAAAATGGGTTTAAGAATGTTTATCAGGTGGACGGGGGCGTAGTGAAATATGCCAAAGAAACCGGTGGTAAAAATTTTGAGGGTAAGCTGTATGTATTTGATAACCGGGTGGTGGTGGACGTGAATCAATTGAGGCCTTCCATCGTGTCCAGTTGCAAAATATGCGGCAACAAATCAGCCCACATGGTAAACTGCGCTAACCCCGAGTGTAACGAGCATTTCGTGCTCTGCGAAGAATGTGGCAGGAAAATGGACGGTTGTTGCAGCGAGGCCTGCATGAAAGCTCCATCGAGACGTGTCTATGACGGTACCGGTTATTATCAGCGAGAGATCGTTTCATAG
- the kbl gene encoding glycine C-acetyltransferase translates to MYTIEQRLKSEIEDIKSNGLYKTERIITTPQGADIKTSAGKEVINFCANNYLGLSSHPKVIEAAEKAIDSHGYGMSSVRFICGTQDIHKELEKKISEFLGTEDTILYAAAFDANGGVFEPLFNEQDAIISDELNHASIIDGVRLCKAERFRYKNSDMADLEQQLIASKKNRSRIIVTDGVFSMDGTIAQLDKIVALAEKYDAMIMVDECHASGFVGKTGRGTHEYCGVMGKIDIITGTLGKALGEASGGFTSGRKEIIDILRQRSRPYLFSNTLMPAIVGASIAVLDMLSETTALRDKLETNTKYFREKMTAAGFDIKPGIHPITPVMLYDAVLAQNFAAKLLDEGIYVIGFFFPVVAKGKARIRVQVSAAHEIHHLDKAIAAFTKVGKELGVLK, encoded by the coding sequence ATGTATACCATAGAACAAAGACTTAAGAGCGAAATAGAGGATATTAAATCTAACGGGCTCTATAAAACGGAACGTATTATTACTACCCCACAAGGAGCAGATATCAAGACCTCGGCCGGCAAGGAGGTTATTAACTTTTGCGCAAACAACTACCTCGGGCTGTCCTCGCATCCTAAGGTTATTGAAGCAGCAGAAAAGGCAATAGATAGCCACGGCTATGGCATGAGTAGCGTTCGTTTCATTTGCGGCACGCAGGATATCCATAAGGAACTGGAGAAAAAGATTTCAGAATTTCTTGGTACGGAGGACACCATACTCTACGCTGCGGCATTCGACGCGAATGGCGGTGTATTTGAGCCTTTGTTCAATGAACAAGATGCCATTATCAGCGATGAATTGAATCACGCTTCTATAATAGATGGAGTTCGTTTGTGCAAAGCAGAGCGCTTTCGTTACAAGAACAGCGACATGGCGGATTTGGAACAGCAACTGATTGCATCGAAGAAAAATCGCTCTCGAATCATTGTTACCGATGGGGTATTTTCTATGGATGGAACCATCGCCCAACTCGATAAAATTGTGGCGCTAGCTGAAAAATATGACGCGATGATTATGGTGGATGAATGTCATGCTTCGGGCTTTGTGGGTAAAACCGGAAGAGGCACGCATGAGTATTGTGGGGTGATGGGAAAGATTGACATTATTACCGGTACACTGGGCAAAGCATTAGGCGAAGCCAGTGGCGGCTTTACTTCTGGCAGAAAAGAAATTATTGATATTCTGCGTCAGCGTTCTCGACCCTACCTGTTCAGCAATACGTTGATGCCGGCTATTGTAGGTGCGTCCATAGCAGTGCTAGATATGTTAAGCGAAACGACTGCACTGCGCGATAAACTGGAAACCAACACTAAATATTTCCGTGAAAAGATGACGGCTGCCGGTTTTGATATCAAGCCAGGCATTCATCCAATCACTCCCGTGATGCTTTACGACGCGGTGCTGGCACAAAACTTTGCGGCGAAACTTTTGGATGAAGGAATCTATGTCATCGGATTTTTCTTCCCGGTAGTTGCCAAAGGGAAAGCCCGCATCCGGGTCCAGGTAAGTGCCGCTCATGAAATCCACCACCTTGACAAAGCCATCGCGGCCTTTACGAAAGTAGGGAAGGAATTGGGAGTTTTGAAATAG
- a CDS encoding T9SS type A sorting domain-containing protein → MKNKIMLIATSICLVAFQQLSAQWQVTSGPTQPNVTAIIPNGSNLFGVTSTAVSITSNDGGNWAIVSGTTTGPYYSLATKGSDIYVGAGGGGFYQSSNNGTNWTNTNNGLGAYDVRCLAVDNGNIYAGAFGVYKSGNNGLNWNKINSWNALVASLAVKGDTILAGTISNGMYLTVNGGVNWNTINNSGLPSQISAVSFFKSKYLAGTNSGLYVSSNNGSTWTATNVTGAISSFLVVGSNIFASSSSGGGVYLSIDGGSTWAAINNGLTNLTVFSLAVNNGYIFAGTTGYVWKRLLSDVLPFTVTTSANPVNGGTTTGSGTYTSGSAVTVSTSTNTGYLFSHWSENGNNVSSDTSYTFSISSNRNLVAEFSQITKIEENSIDYFLNIYPNPANGFIILETQTEKFITLTNLLGEVLFNEKAIGRKEIDVSHLPSGMYFVNNKKFVKE, encoded by the coding sequence ATGAAAAATAAAATTATGCTAATTGCTACTTCCATTTGTCTTGTAGCATTCCAGCAGCTTTCCGCACAATGGCAAGTCACTAGTGGCCCTACCCAACCAAATGTTACTGCAATAATCCCAAATGGTTCAAATTTATTTGGTGTAACAAGCACAGCGGTATCTATTACTTCCAATGATGGCGGAAATTGGGCAATTGTTAGCGGCACGACTACCGGGCCATATTATTCTTTGGCTACCAAAGGTTCGGATATTTATGTTGGAGCTGGTGGTGGCGGCTTTTATCAATCTTCTAATAATGGAACCAATTGGACTAATACAAACAATGGATTGGGTGCTTATGATGTAAGATGCTTAGCTGTTGACAACGGAAATATTTATGCTGGAGCCTTTGGTGTTTACAAATCAGGAAATAATGGTTTGAATTGGAATAAGATAAACAGTTGGAATGCTTTAGTTGCTTCCTTAGCCGTCAAAGGAGACACAATTTTAGCAGGTACAATTAGTAACGGTATGTATTTGACAGTAAATGGAGGCGTCAACTGGAATACAATAAATAATAGTGGTTTGCCTTCTCAAATTAGCGCTGTATCATTTTTCAAGTCAAAGTATCTAGCAGGAACTAATTCTGGTTTATATGTATCTTCTAATAATGGAAGTACCTGGACGGCAACAAATGTTACCGGAGCGATAAGTTCCTTTTTAGTAGTAGGCTCTAATATTTTTGCTAGCAGTAGCAGCGGTGGCGGCGTTTATCTATCCATTGATGGGGGCAGCACTTGGGCTGCCATTAATAATGGCTTAACCAATCTGACTGTATTTTCTTTAGCAGTAAACAATGGATACATTTTCGCCGGGACTACGGGATATGTATGGAAAAGATTGTTGTCAGATGTATTGCCATTTACTGTAACGACATCTGCTAATCCAGTTAATGGCGGTACAACTACGGGCAGTGGCACCTATACTTCAGGCAGTGCTGTTACTGTTTCAACTTCAACCAACACTGGTTACTTATTTTCACATTGGTCTGAAAATGGAAATAATGTCAGTTCCGATACTAGTTACACCTTTTCTATATCATCCAACAGAAATTTGGTCGCTGAATTTTCTCAAATAACTAAAATAGAGGAGAACTCAATTGATTATTTTCTCAATATTTATCCTAATCCTGCAAATGGATTTATTATTCTTGAAACTCAAACCGAGAAGTTTATCACCCTTACCAATCTTTTAGGCGAAGTGTTATTCAATGAAAAGGCGATAGGCAGAAAAGAAATAGATGTCTCTCACCTGCCTAGCGGCATGTACTTTGTCAATAACAAGAAATTTGTGAAGGAGTAG
- a CDS encoding lipocalin family protein, with protein sequence MKTISIIFIGLMLTMSSCKKVAESVALIGTWKVDKYYEDGADKTNDFNTMLSNYQLKFETNGTFTETAMAVFIPLTVTGPWEINNNGNNLKLTNSADQTVRNYGLSGLTAKKMTLKEGSNKEYRLVKL encoded by the coding sequence ATGAAAACAATATCCATCATTTTCATTGGGCTTATGCTCACCATGTCCTCCTGCAAAAAAGTAGCAGAAAGTGTCGCCCTTATCGGAACCTGGAAGGTGGACAAATATTATGAAGACGGAGCCGACAAAACGAATGATTTCAATACCATGCTCAGCAATTACCAGCTTAAGTTTGAAACCAACGGCACCTTTACCGAAACGGCGATGGCCGTTTTCATTCCGCTCACGGTCACTGGCCCTTGGGAAATAAACAACAACGGAAATAATCTGAAGCTGACAAACAGCGCCGACCAAACTGTTCGCAATTATGGATTGTCCGGCCTCACCGCTAAGAAGATGACATTGAAAGAAGGCAGCAATAAAGAATATCGTCTGGTGAAATTATAA
- a CDS encoding endonuclease/exonuclease/phosphatase family protein produces MLRGFFKILNILALLVLLASCLAAYINPAKHWQFAFIGFAFPVVLVMNFFFLVLWIAKRDRFGLLPLFAIVLSWSFIQSTFAMNFKEDSKEEGIKLMSWNVKSFDLYNWSHNKETRTTMLALIEKEQPDVLCMQEFYTNNLFFHNLEYFRDTLGYPYYYFPPNVDLYKFYKTKAPKNNWKTDLLNQQWGVAIFSKFPIGEKGKIDFDNSLSNGGIYADIQIKGQTLRLFNVHFQSIHLGQDDYATLDSLETKQQTNLQGIKSIVRKMKRAYTRRSIQVNAVKEHLDEFNGLKILCGDFNDVPVSYTYKTAEEGLNDAFIEKGKGFGATYAHRLSIFRIDYHLYSPSIKINSYRTITKPLSDHYPVVTTFSL; encoded by the coding sequence ATGCTTCGAGGCTTTTTTAAAATATTGAACATCCTTGCCCTGTTGGTGTTGTTGGCGTCCTGCCTCGCGGCATATATTAACCCGGCAAAACACTGGCAGTTTGCTTTTATCGGCTTTGCTTTTCCGGTAGTGCTGGTGATGAATTTTTTCTTTCTGGTTTTGTGGATTGCTAAACGTGACCGGTTTGGCTTGTTACCGCTATTTGCTATTGTGCTCAGTTGGTCTTTTATTCAGTCCACCTTTGCGATGAATTTCAAAGAGGACAGTAAGGAAGAAGGAATTAAACTGATGTCCTGGAATGTAAAGAGTTTTGACCTCTATAACTGGAGTCACAACAAAGAAACGCGCACGACGATGTTGGCCTTGATTGAAAAAGAACAACCGGATGTGCTTTGCATGCAGGAGTTTTATACCAACAATCTGTTTTTTCATAACCTTGAATATTTCAGAGATACGCTGGGCTATCCTTACTATTACTTTCCGCCGAACGTGGATTTGTATAAGTTTTATAAAACAAAGGCTCCTAAAAACAATTGGAAAACTGATCTGTTGAATCAGCAATGGGGCGTGGCGATATTTTCAAAATTTCCGATTGGTGAAAAAGGGAAGATTGATTTTGACAATTCATTAAGCAATGGAGGAATTTATGCCGATATTCAGATTAAGGGTCAGACCCTTCGGCTATTCAATGTGCATTTTCAGTCCATCCATTTGGGTCAGGATGATTACGCCACGCTCGATTCGTTGGAAACAAAGCAACAAACCAACTTGCAGGGAATCAAAAGCATTGTGCGCAAAATGAAACGAGCCTACACCCGGCGTTCGATACAGGTGAATGCCGTGAAAGAGCATCTGGATGAATTCAATGGACTTAAAATTCTTTGCGGCGATTTTAATGATGTACCGGTTTCCTATACCTATAAAACAGCGGAGGAGGGATTGAACGATGCGTTTATCGAAAAGGGGAAAGGTTTTGGAGCGACGTACGCTCATCGGCTGTCCATTTTCAGAATTGATTATCATTTGTATTCACCTTCGATAAAAATTAATTCATACCGAACGATTACTAAGCCATTGTCAGATCACTATCCGGTGGTGACCACTTTCTCATTGTAA
- a CDS encoding asparaginase — translation MAIKILVTGGTFDKEYDEINGQLYFKDTHLPELLKMGRSNLNVQVRTLMMVDSLEMTDADRELIVSHCKQCNEEKIVITHGTDTMELTARKLGEVALDKTIVLTGAMIPIKFGSSDGLFNLGSAMAFVQSLPKGVYVAMNGRYFMWNNVRKNKGTGTFEETK, via the coding sequence ATGGCTATTAAAATTCTGGTTACCGGTGGCACCTTCGATAAGGAATACGACGAGATAAACGGGCAGCTTTATTTCAAAGACACGCATCTTCCCGAGCTGTTGAAGATGGGGCGAAGCAACCTGAATGTGCAGGTGCGTACCCTGATGATGGTGGACAGCCTGGAGATGACCGATGCCGACCGCGAGTTAATCGTGAGCCATTGCAAACAATGCAACGAAGAAAAGATTGTGATAACCCACGGAACCGATACCATGGAATTGACTGCCCGAAAATTGGGTGAGGTCGCTTTGGACAAAACCATTGTACTGACCGGTGCTATGATTCCTATTAAATTTGGCAGCTCTGACGGTCTGTTTAACCTCGGTAGTGCCATGGCTTTTGTGCAGTCACTTCCAAAGGGCGTTTACGTGGCGATGAATGGCAGATACTTTATGTGGAACAATGTTCGAAAGAATAAAGGAACCGGTACATTTGAAGAAACTAAATAA
- a CDS encoding rhomboid family intramembrane serine protease encodes MLTQSLIGDLKYKFRYGNVVVKLIFANIGVFLAVGLLQLFSFLFQTNSFMEWLISNLEAPASLSLLMKQPWSVLTYMFLHKGVFHVLFNMLWLYWFGEIFILYLGDKKILPLYLIGGLAGAGLYILAFNVLPVFKPMLESSYMLGASASVFAIVFGATTLNPDHEMRLLLIGDVKIKYIALVSLLLGVINIPMGNPGGNIAHVGGALSGFLFIKALRSGVDLTSPFRRFFQFLKELFNPSSKMKVTHRSAQQRSETNHPRSGNEQERVDAILDKIARSGYDGLTKEEKDFLFHYSKK; translated from the coding sequence ATGCTGACGCAATCTTTGATCGGTGATTTGAAATATAAGTTCCGCTATGGCAACGTGGTGGTGAAGCTGATTTTCGCCAACATCGGGGTATTTCTGGCGGTGGGCTTGCTGCAACTTTTCAGTTTTCTGTTTCAAACCAACAGCTTTATGGAATGGCTGATTAGCAACCTGGAAGCACCCGCTTCGCTATCACTGCTGATGAAACAGCCTTGGTCGGTTTTGACCTATATGTTTTTGCATAAAGGAGTTTTTCATGTGTTGTTCAATATGCTTTGGTTGTATTGGTTTGGCGAGATTTTTATTTTGTATTTGGGAGATAAAAAAATATTGCCGCTCTATCTCATCGGCGGATTGGCCGGGGCAGGGCTTTATATTTTGGCCTTCAACGTACTTCCGGTATTTAAACCCATGTTGGAGAGTTCGTACATGCTCGGTGCGTCGGCCAGCGTGTTTGCCATTGTCTTTGGCGCCACCACGCTGAACCCTGATCACGAAATGCGGCTGTTGTTGATTGGGGATGTGAAGATTAAGTACATCGCTCTGGTATCGTTGCTCTTAGGGGTGATTAATATTCCGATGGGGAATCCCGGGGGCAACATTGCGCATGTGGGCGGAGCCTTAAGTGGTTTTCTTTTTATCAAAGCGCTGAGAAGTGGCGTGGATTTGACCAGTCCGTTCAGAAGGTTTTTTCAATTTTTGAAAGAACTATTCAATCCCTCATCGAAAATGAAAGTGACGCACCGCAGTGCGCAGCAGCGTTCCGAAACGAACCATCCCCGCTCAGGAAATGAGCAGGAGAGAGTAGATGCTATTCTGGATAAAATAGCTCGTTCAGGTTATGACGGTCTGACCAAAGAAGAAAAGGATTTTTTGTTTCATTATTCTAAGAAGTAA
- a CDS encoding GxxExxY protein — protein sequence MKTNDITYKIIGCAYKVHSALGPGLLESTYEVCLVHELVKEGLSVEQQKSLPVVYDGIKLEAGYRIDLLVENEIILELKSVDAIAEIHKAQILTYLKLSGKEIGLLINFNVTDMKKGISRLIMSP from the coding sequence ATGAAAACTAATGATATAACATATAAAATCATTGGCTGCGCTTATAAGGTTCATTCGGCTTTGGGTCCCGGCTTATTGGAAAGTACTTATGAGGTTTGCTTGGTTCATGAATTAGTTAAGGAAGGATTGAGTGTGGAACAACAAAAGAGCTTGCCGGTTGTTTATGATGGGATAAAATTGGAAGCAGGTTATCGGATTGATTTGTTGGTAGAAAATGAAATCATACTCGAATTAAAATCGGTTGATGCGATTGCCGAAATACATAAAGCTCAGATCTTGACATACCTGAAATTATCTGGAAAAGAAATCGGTCTGTTAATTAACTTCAATGTCACTGACATGAAAAAGGGTATCAGTCGTTTAATCATGTCTCCTTAA
- a CDS encoding fibronectin type III domain-containing protein: protein MLPTQLVLDLWNKTLDKKVDFTEELVQKLTGDVRFTNPDPTLADVTTAVDAAHQALLDVANTKGAYTAAVEVQDLREKALVEIVTRLGNYIETTSGGDKTIIESLNLKTKEQGNASPLPPRVADVGLTQGDNQFEIDIHWHRISKLYNIQSFQIRYAIGDAVPSSWLTYDKTTRKSSITFVGTQENVRVWIEVRAVNATGDGPWSEVATIVIAPHT, encoded by the coding sequence ATGCTACCTACACAACTCGTTTTAGACCTCTGGAACAAAACTCTAGACAAAAAAGTTGACTTTACCGAAGAATTGGTTCAAAAACTCACGGGCGATGTCCGATTCACGAATCCCGACCCTACTTTGGCCGATGTAACAACGGCGGTGGATGCCGCCCATCAGGCTTTATTAGATGTGGCGAACACAAAAGGGGCCTATACAGCGGCAGTGGAGGTGCAAGACCTCCGCGAAAAAGCACTGGTGGAGATTGTTACCCGCCTGGGAAATTATATTGAAACCACCAGCGGAGGCGACAAAACTATCATCGAAAGCCTCAACCTAAAAACCAAGGAACAGGGCAATGCCAGCCCGCTGCCTCCAAGAGTGGCGGATGTTGGGCTTACTCAAGGTGATAATCAGTTTGAAATTGATATTCACTGGCATCGCATTTCTAAACTCTATAACATCCAGAGTTTCCAGATTCGCTATGCCATTGGCGATGCCGTTCCTTCTTCTTGGCTGACGTATGACAAAACCACTCGTAAATCGAGCATCACTTTTGTCGGCACTCAGGAAAATGTGCGGGTATGGATAGAAGTGCGCGCCGTGAACGCCACCGGCGACGGCCCCTGGAGCGAAGTGGCGACTATTGTGATTGCACCGCATACCTAA